In the Candidatus Electrothrix sp. GW3-4 genome, one interval contains:
- a CDS encoding phosphoribosylaminoimidazolesuccinocarboxamide synthase: MSNPVIRTDLPELNLLHRGKVRDMYEIPGHEDKLLMIATDRISAYDVVMDDPIIDKGKVLTQISLFWFNLLADIVPNHLISADVAQYPEVCHQYREQLEGRSMLVRRTKVMPIECIVRGYISGSFWSAYKKDTTVCGFALPQGMQESDKFPQPLFTPSTKAEQGLHDENISVAKMEEIVGKEVADKMADISVRLYEKAAEYARSKGIIIADTKFELGMADGELILIDEVLTPDSSRFWPMDEYKPGQGQPSFDKQFLRDYLSSLDWDKQPPPPPLPAEIVEKTAARYKEAQERLTA; encoded by the coding sequence ATGAGTAACCCTGTTATCCGGACTGACCTGCCGGAACTGAATCTGCTCCATCGCGGCAAGGTTCGCGATATGTACGAAATCCCCGGTCATGAGGACAAACTACTCATGATCGCCACGGACAGGATCTCTGCCTATGACGTGGTAATGGATGATCCCATTATCGACAAGGGTAAGGTCCTGACCCAGATTTCCCTGTTTTGGTTTAACCTGCTGGCTGATATCGTGCCCAACCACCTGATCTCTGCTGATGTTGCGCAGTACCCAGAGGTTTGCCACCAATATCGGGAGCAGCTGGAAGGCCGCTCCATGCTGGTGCGCCGCACCAAGGTTATGCCCATTGAGTGCATTGTCCGGGGCTACATCTCCGGTTCTTTCTGGTCAGCCTATAAGAAAGACACCACGGTCTGTGGCTTTGCCCTGCCTCAAGGCATGCAGGAGTCGGATAAATTTCCCCAGCCGCTCTTTACCCCGTCCACCAAGGCGGAACAGGGGCTGCACGATGAAAACATCTCTGTGGCCAAGATGGAAGAAATCGTGGGCAAGGAGGTCGCAGACAAGATGGCGGACATCTCTGTTCGGCTGTACGAGAAGGCTGCTGAATATGCCCGGAGCAAGGGGATCATTATTGCGGACACCAAGTTCGAGCTTGGTATGGCCGATGGTGAACTGATCCTGATTGATGAGGTCCTGACCCCGGATTCTTCCCGGTTCTGGCCCATGGATGAGTACAAACCAGGCCAGGGACAGCCCAGCTTTGACAAACAGTTTCTGCGGGATTATCTCTCCTCTTTGGATTGGGACAAGCAACCGCCCCCACCGCCTCTGCCCGCAGAGATCGTGGAGAAGACTGCTGCCCGTTATAAAGAGGCCCAGGAGCGGTTGACCGCCTAA
- a CDS encoding adenylate kinase — protein MKLILLGAPGAGKGTVAKLLTAIDGSVQISTGDILRGAVQAGTDLGKEAEGYMKRGDLVPDSLIMGIMEKRLQEDDCAKGFLLDGFPRTIPQAEALKELMGKLDITLDKAVNIDVPKDIILDRLCTRRTCENGDCQAIYNVKSNPPKQEGICDKCGAKVVQREDETEEAISHRLATYNEKTAPLIGFYEKEGLLLSVEATSSDAVIEAVKKELSL, from the coding sequence ATGAAACTTATCCTTCTCGGCGCACCCGGTGCGGGCAAAGGAACTGTTGCTAAACTGCTGACCGCTATCGATGGTTCTGTCCAAATCTCTACTGGCGACATCCTGCGTGGTGCAGTGCAGGCCGGAACCGACCTGGGCAAAGAGGCAGAAGGCTACATGAAACGAGGTGACCTGGTTCCTGATTCCCTGATCATGGGCATTATGGAAAAACGTCTTCAGGAAGATGACTGTGCCAAAGGTTTCCTGCTGGACGGCTTCCCGCGCACCATTCCCCAAGCCGAGGCCCTGAAAGAGCTGATGGGAAAATTGGACATCACCCTGGACAAGGCAGTGAACATCGATGTGCCCAAGGACATCATCCTGGATCGTCTCTGCACCCGCCGTACCTGTGAGAACGGTGACTGCCAGGCCATCTACAACGTCAAGTCCAACCCGCCCAAGCAGGAAGGGATCTGCGACAAGTGTGGCGCCAAGGTTGTACAGCGTGAAGACGAGACCGAAGAGGCTATCAGCCATCGTCTGGCCACCTATAACGAGAAGACTGCACCGCTGATCGGTTTTTACGAGAAAGAAGGTCTGCTGCTCTCTGTTGAGGCGACCTCCAGCGACGCGGTTATTGAGGCCGTGAAAAAAGAGCTGAGCCTGTAA
- a CDS encoding GIY-YIG nuclease family protein, which produces MNLEIKWHQPASLEDGDDENLIYSVDGLEEWEDLPAIYMFCRNYGGVLVPLYIGRSKNVGQRIKQHLNTTRMMKSIQKAPKGEKVLVIGEFIPKPGQSIDSSLKILEKTLIEHALTEGYELINKSGTKTPVHTISLSGYKAAKDFSGPKMYAKSKR; this is translated from the coding sequence ATGAACCTAGAAATTAAATGGCATCAGCCAGCCTCACTTGAAGACGGCGACGATGAGAATTTAATTTACTCAGTAGACGGATTAGAAGAGTGGGAAGACTTACCCGCAATCTATATGTTTTGTAGAAATTATGGTGGAGTATTGGTTCCATTATACATAGGAAGGTCAAAAAACGTTGGTCAGCGCATTAAACAGCACCTCAATACAACAAGGATGATGAAATCTATTCAGAAAGCACCCAAAGGAGAGAAAGTGCTAGTTATCGGTGAATTCATCCCAAAGCCAGGTCAAAGTATTGATTCATCGTTAAAGATACTAGAAAAGACATTGATCGAACATGCACTAACAGAGGGCTATGAACTTATCAATAAATCCGGCACTAAGACTCCGGTACATACCATTTCTTTGAGTGGATATAAAGCTGCTAAAGATTTCTCTGGCCCTAAAATGTATGCTAAATCAAAGCGCTAA